The genomic window TCCGGGGTTGCCGTTTGAGGCGCCTCGGTCGCAGCTGCAGTCGCTACTGCCTCCGGCGCAGGATGATCGCGACCGGGCGGGATCCAAGCGGCAACAACGGGCAGCGTGAGGTTGGCAGCCTTCAGCGGTGCAACGGGCCATCCGGAGCTTCCCTGGGCGTGCAAGGGGAGCGCCAAGCCAAGCACCAGTGCGGCAATCCCACCCTGCAGCCAATGCCGGCCCATCATCCAGTCGCCCGCCTTCCGCCGGAGGTCCCCGTCCCGGGAGCCCACCGGGGAATGCACTCAAACCCTCGGGGGCCAACTGATCCCATCAGGTCAGTCGACAACCGATTCGTGCGGCAGCTCTCCACAAACAGATCGGCGCTGCGACGCCGTGTACAGGCCTGGCTCAGCGGAGCGAGCACCCAAAGGCCAAACCGGAGATCCAATCCCTCGGCCCACCTGAAGGTATCGACCAGGGCCCGATGCAGGTACCCCAGCACGCGGGTACCCTTAGTAATCGCGATCCACAGGCAGGGCCGGTGTTCCCGCAGGTGCCCGGGCCGGAAATCATCGCCCGCATCCTCGGTCCCGTTCTCCGTGATGGTGATCGGCATGTTGAGCCGCCGCCCCCACGCCAATGCCCGGGCAAATCCGGCCGGCACACTCGCCAGGAATCCGTGCAAGCTGGTCGCCGCCTGGGGGGGGAAGCGGCTGCGTCCCATCAACCCGCCCCAGGCCCTAGGGTCGAAGCGGGTGACCTCGGTGGTGCAGTCCTTGAGGCCGAAGAAGTCCCGCGCGCCCGCTGTCAGAGGGATCGTCACGCGTCTCTCTGGCAGACGGAGTGTGCCGTCCTGCGCCGCTCGGGCGAACAGGTCATTGAGGTGGTCGATCGGGCCCAGGTAACGACTGTGTCCAGCGGACAAGCGGGGCGCTCCGGCAGCATGCCGCGCACATGGCGCGCCAAACCCATCCGGGCCGAGGTGCGGAGGGCGCAGATGGTGGGATAGGCTGCGGCGTGCACCTGCATGCGATGCACCCTGGCAGGGAAGGCCCGATTCAGGTTGCGCACCCCAGGAGGAAAGACGCCGGGGGCGTAGCCGGAGTGGGCCAGGACGTTCAGCTTATCCAGCATGATCCACAGGTCCGCCAGATCTCGCAAGCAAGAGACAACCTTGTGAACGGTGCGCGCGAATAGGCTGCTGGCTTCCGCGTCCAGCCAGGCGCCGTGCTCGGCCAGCCATTGAGGATTCGTGAAGTGGTGGAGGGTCACGATCGGCCTCAGGCCGCGGTCGACGGCGCCATGCAGTATTTCCCGATAGTAGGCCAGCGCCACCGCCTCCCATTTGGCCAGGCTCGGCTCGATCCGACTCCACTCAATCGACCGGCGGTGGGCGTTCTGTCCACAGGCGGCGGCGCGGTCGAAGTCCTCTGCCCATCTCCCGCCCCACCAGTCGCAGGGCTTGCCCGAGCGGTCGCCATGGCGCATGCGATCCGGCTCAGGTTCCCACAGCCACCTGTCGCTGTTGGCGTTGTCGCCCTCGACCTGAACCGAGGCTGTCGCCGTCCCCCACAGAAATTCTTCAGGAAAGGCCCAGGTTGCTGGCGCCAAGGTCTGCCCTCGCGATAGGGGAGTCGTCTCTCAGTACCGCCTGCCCGACCAGGCTCCTTTCCCCCGTCCTGCGGAATCCGATCTCGTAGGCGTCGACATGGCCCGCCAGGTTGGGCTCCTCGAGGCGCAGCAGGGCGACTTTGCCCTCCGCCAATAGCCGTCCGGTAATGGCAGAGAGGACGGACTTGCCGTACGGCCTGCCGGCCGCCTCGGGGCTGACCTCAAGGTAGACCTCGGCGTACAACTCGCCGATCCAATTCAATCCGGCGGCGGCGTGCGTCACCCCGCCGGAGCGGATTTCGTAGCGCGGCATCCCCCCGGGCGCGGTAGCCTCCACGACGAGCACATTGAGAACCGGCGAATACGAGCGGGCATCGACCCGGAGCAAATCCAGGACAACGGCGCTGCCCAGGTCCGCCACGGTATGCACCCACTCTCGTTGCTCGACCGGGAGGGTGAGGATGACCGGACGGGCTGGCTCAATGGCGGCCGCCAGCAGGCTGCTCAATCCGGAGGCTGTGGCCACAAACGGAACTGCCAGTGGCCGAAACAGGTCGAAACCCGTCCTGGCCAGGACGATGAAACCGGACGGGACGAGGGGTGTGTGGTAGTAAGCGTAGAGGCTGACGCGGTCGGCCGGGTGCGTCAGGGCGTAGTATGCCGGCAGCGCGTCCGCAACCGAACGAGGATCCAGCAGACCGGCGAGCTGATTGCGGTCTTCAGGCGAGAGGCGCCTTACCTCGGCCATGGCCAGCTATTCTACCCTCCCTGCTCCGGCTCGGACAATTGCGCCCGGCCGGTGAGCCCTCCGCGGTATCGGGTGCCATCGGTGCAGGAACGAGGCCGCAAGCGAGGCTCAGACCAGTGCCCTTCAAGCCTGAGGAGGCGGGCAGCCTGGGCGGAGCGGGCGAACTAGGGCGCCTCCGACGCGGGCACTTGCGCTTCAGTCAGCAGGACGGCGCTGGCAATCGGCGGCCCCAGTGAGTAGACCGTCAAGTCGAACGGCGTGTCCTGGGCTGCGGAGAGCGAGGTCGTTGGCTCCCAGATCCCATAGCCAACCACCCGGTCGCTGCTGTCAAAGGCTACCAGAACCAAGGCGGCCCGGGACTTCCCGCTGGCCGGTTCCCCTGCCAGGCGGGCAGTGCCTTCAACGCGCCAGCTCCTTCGGTCGCTGGAGGGTTTCTGCGAGGCGCGGGTGACCACCACCTCAATAAAGCGGCCATCGTCAGGGTTGGCCTCGAAGGCTGTGTCCAGGGTGGATTCGGCCTGGTCCCAGTCGCCTACCGAGGCGGGGAAGTCCGCTACCAGCACAACCGTCCCGCCCGCCTCCAGCCGGTTCAGCACCGGATAGGCGGGGCGAGTGTCCACCGCCCTGCCGTTAGCGTCCAGCAGGGTAACCAGAGCAACCATGCCCTCGACCGGCGGGCGCGTGGCAGCACTCCGGGCCGCCAACAGGCAAGTCGTCGTTCCCGTGACGAGGCGAAAGCAGCGGACGCCGGAGAGCGAGAGCGGCACTGGAGTTGCAACCGAGCCAGCCAGGGGGTCTGGGGTTCCTTCCGGACCAGGAATGACCAGGGTCTGTCCTATGCTCAGCAGTCGTGGGTTGATCCCGGGGTTGGCGGCTTCGAGCGCCTCCAGCGTCAGACCATAGCGGGAGGCGATGCTGAGCAAGGTCTCGTTGGCGCGGACGACATGCGAGAATGGGGTCGGCGAGGGTCCGGCCGTTGGCAGCGGCTGGACGGTGGGCGTGTGCTGAGCCTGGGTGGGCGTGGCCGAGTCGGGGTGAAACGGCCGCAGGGTTGCAGTCGGCTGCGCCCTGCCGCTCGTGGAGAGGGCACAGCCGGCCTGGAAGAACAGACCGGCGGCCAAAGCTGCCAGAACGTGGATCCGAGGCACTCTTTCCTCATTATACCAAAGTGGGGTGGCGCGCCCCACCTATTGGCTATATCCTTGACGAGCCGAAGGGGGCCAAGCTTCCGCTGATGACCGTCCCGCCGCAGTCGATGTTCACCGAGGCCATTGCTGCGGCTCGTGCCGGCGACCGGACACGGGCCCGCGAGCTGTTCTCCCGCCTGGTGCGCTCCGACTCGGCGAACGCCGAGTACTGGATCTGGCTGAGCTCCGTCGTCGACACCAATCGTGAGCGGATCTTCTGCCTGGAATCCGCCCTGAAGCTTGACCCGACCAACCGGGCGGCGTTGCGTGGGCTGGTGATCCTGGGGGCACGCAAGCCGGAGGGTAAAGAGGCCCAGCAGGTGGCTCGCGTGCCTCGCAAGATGGCGTCGGCCCAAGCCCCCGCCCGGCGCGGTTCCGGCCGCAGGCCGGCGATACCTTGGCGGTTTCTGGGCGCCGTCGGCGTGGGTGCAATCCTGATCGTGCTCGTGGGGATCATCGCCGTGCCTCTGGCCTCGCTGCTCCGGCCGCGAGCCTATGCGCCGGCCTCGACCCTTCCTCCCCTCAGCCCAACTGCCTCCAAGACGACCCAGTTCGGCTCGCCGACCTGGACGCCGATCCCACCCTCCACCCGGGTCAACCGCACTGCCATTCCGACCGAGCTGGCGGGAACGCCGCTGGCCTTCCTGGTGGACATCACGCCCATACCCACCCCGGTCTTCGGCGCGACCCCTAGGCCTGATAGCCCCGCCTACCAGGCGGGGCTGACAGCCGTCATCGCCGGCAACTACGAAGCCAGCCAGGGCTACATGGAAGCGGTGATCGAGGCACACCCCGATTGGCCGGACGCCCATTACTTCCTGGGGGAGTCCAAACGACGGCAGGGTGACCTGGTCGGGGCCATCCGCGCTTTCGACCGAGCCATCCTGCTGGCGCACTATGCCCCGGCCTACCTTGGGCGCGCCCTCACCATGCTCGAATTCCGGCCGGACCGACCCCCGGTTGATTTCGACGAAGCCATCGATGCAGACCCGCTCCTCACCGAGGCCTACCTGGCGAAAGCCGAGTACCTCGCTGAGAAACGCCTATGGAAGACCATCGAAGAAACGCTGCAGTCCGCAATCGATGCCGGCGCGGGGACACCGCTGGTCTATGTCCGAATGAGCGAGGCCCAGGTCAATCGTGAGCGGCTGCAGCAAGCCCTGGACAGCGCCATCGAAGGCAGCGGCGCTGATCCGACCTTGCTGGAGGGGTATCTGGCGGTCGGGAGGGCCTACACTGAGCTGGAACAGTACGGCGCGGCTCAGTGGCCACTGGAGACCTTCGTCGCCTACGACCAGGAAGATCCACGCGGCTGGGCCTATTTGGCTCGCACCCTGGCCGGCAACGGTCAACCCGAGCAAGCGATCGAGATGGCCAACCGCTCGCTTGAGCTCAAGGAACGCTTTGCACTGGCCTACCTTGCCCGGGCCAACGCCTACCTGGTGCTTGGGGAAGGAGAGAAGGCGCTCGACGACCTGCTCAGCGCCCGACGGTTCGGGGTGGAGACCTATGCCAATCACATCGCGCTGGGAGAGGCCTACTACCTGATCGGCGATTCCCAGCAAGCGCTCGAGTTCCTCAACCTTTCGATCAGTGAGACCCTGGTAGAGCGGCGCGTGGCGGATGGCTACGTCCTTCGGGCGCTGGTCTACGAAAGCCTAGACCCGCCGCAGACTCAGGATGCCATCATCAACTGGCGCTGGATCTTGGATCTGAAGGGCTCATCGCCCGAGGCCAGGGCCATCGCCGAGGAGCACCTGTTCCAGTTGACCGGCGTTCGGCCGACGCCCGCCGCCCCCGCAGCCTCGACCGCGCCCCCCGCCCTCACCCCGACCCCTTCCCGCACACCGACGCCTACGCCTCTCGGCGGAACGACCAGCACTTCGAGCCGGACGCCGACCGCCACCCGAACCCCCACGCGCACGCCGACGCCCAGCCGCACGCCAACCACCACGCCGTCGTGACTTCCCACACAAGACCTGGAACCGCCGAACCCCTAGCTGCCCGTCATGCCGCCGCCTGAACCGTACGCTCGGGCTTCGTCTGACTGGCGAAACTCGGTCCTGGGAGAAGGCGGCCACCTCGGCGGCATCGGCCTCACCTACGGCTTGGTGGGGCTGGGGTTCCTGGCCTACGGGCTGATCCGCTTTCCTCCCTCGGCAGCGGGCTTGCCAGACCTGTTGGTAGCCGCCGGGCTGATCGCCTTGGGATGTGCATTTCCGTTTCCATTGGGCCGAGT from Anaerolineales bacterium includes these protein-coding regions:
- a CDS encoding family 1 glycosylhydrolase, with the protein product MTIPLTAGARDFFGLKDCTTEVTRFDPRAWGGLMGRSRFPPQAATSLHGFLASVPAGFARALAWGRRLNMPITITENGTEDAGDDFRPGHLREHRPCLWIAITKGTRVLGYLHRALVDTFRWAEGLDLRFGLWVLAPLSQACTRRRSADLFVESCRTNRLSTDLMGSVGPRGFECIPRWAPGTGTSGGRRATG
- a CDS encoding family 1 glycosylhydrolase codes for the protein MAPATWAFPEEFLWGTATASVQVEGDNANSDRWLWEPEPDRMRHGDRSGKPCDWWGGRWAEDFDRAAACGQNAHRRSIEWSRIEPSLAKWEAVALAYYREILHGAVDRGLRPIVTLHHFTNPQWLAEHGAWLDAEASSLFARTVHKVVSCLRDLADLWIMLDKLNVLAHSGYAPGVFPPGVRNLNRAFPARVHRMQVHAAAYPTICALRTSARMGLARHVRGMLPERPACPLDTVVTWARSTTSMTCSPERRRTAHSVCQRDA
- a CDS encoding LysM peptidoglycan-binding domain-containing protein — its product is MPRIHVLAALAAGLFFQAGCALSTSGRAQPTATLRPFHPDSATPTQAQHTPTVQPLPTAGPSPTPFSHVVRANETLLSIASRYGLTLEALEAANPGINPRLLSIGQTLVIPGPEGTPDPLAGSVATPVPLSLSGVRCFRLVTGTTTCLLAARSAATRPPVEGMVALVTLLDANGRAVDTRPAYPVLNRLEAGGTVVLVADFPASVGDWDQAESTLDTAFEANPDDGRFIEVVVTRASQKPSSDRRSWRVEGTARLAGEPASGKSRAALVLVAFDSSDRVVGYGIWEPTTSLSAAQDTPFDLTVYSLGPPIASAVLLTEAQVPASEAP
- a CDS encoding tetratricopeptide repeat protein gives rise to the protein MTVPPQSMFTEAIAAARAGDRTRARELFSRLVRSDSANAEYWIWLSSVVDTNRERIFCLESALKLDPTNRAALRGLVILGARKPEGKEAQQVARVPRKMASAQAPARRGSGRRPAIPWRFLGAVGVGAILIVLVGIIAVPLASLLRPRAYAPASTLPPLSPTASKTTQFGSPTWTPIPPSTRVNRTAIPTELAGTPLAFLVDITPIPTPVFGATPRPDSPAYQAGLTAVIAGNYEASQGYMEAVIEAHPDWPDAHYFLGESKRRQGDLVGAIRAFDRAILLAHYAPAYLGRALTMLEFRPDRPPVDFDEAIDADPLLTEAYLAKAEYLAEKRLWKTIEETLQSAIDAGAGTPLVYVRMSEAQVNRERLQQALDSAIEGSGADPTLLEGYLAVGRAYTELEQYGAAQWPLETFVAYDQEDPRGWAYLARTLAGNGQPEQAIEMANRSLELKERFALAYLARANAYLVLGEGEKALDDLLSARRFGVETYANHIALGEAYYLIGDSQQALEFLNLSISETLVERRVADGYVLRALVYESLDPPQTQDAIINWRWILDLKGSSPEARAIAEEHLFQLTGVRPTPAAPAASTAPPALTPTPSRTPTPTPLGGTTSTSSRTPTATRTPTRTPTPSRTPTTTPS